One part of the Zymomonas mobilis subsp. pomaceae ATCC 29192 genome encodes these proteins:
- the folD gene encoding bifunctional methylenetetrahydrofolate dehydrogenase/methenyltetrahydrofolate cyclohydrolase FolD — protein MTEAIIIDGKTFSSNLRNKIAEDVKSLKKEQGIVPGLAVVLVGENPASQIYVRKKEEMTKAVGMHSVSHHVKADISQQALLDLIDTLNRDPVIHGILVQLPLPKHIDTPTILAAIDPAKDVDGFHIINAGLLAIGKPALVPCTPAGCMMLLKDTLGNLQGKSALVIGRSTIVGRPMAQLLLAADCTVTIAHRYTSNLEALCRQADIVVAAVGIPHFVKGTWIKPGAVIIDVGINRIPAQDPEAKAAGKTKIVGDVDFEEAAKVASAITPVPGGVGPMTIACLLNNTIQAARALSDSTAPS, from the coding sequence ATGACTGAGGCAATAATTATTGATGGTAAAACTTTTTCATCAAATTTACGTAATAAAATTGCCGAAGATGTCAAATCTCTGAAAAAAGAACAGGGAATAGTTCCAGGTCTTGCTGTAGTTTTAGTGGGCGAAAATCCGGCTAGTCAAATTTATGTCCGTAAAAAAGAAGAAATGACTAAAGCGGTCGGCATGCATTCCGTTAGTCATCATGTGAAAGCCGATATTAGCCAGCAAGCTTTGTTGGACTTAATTGATACCCTTAATCGTGATCCTGTCATTCATGGCATACTGGTTCAGTTACCTCTTCCAAAACATATTGATACTCCAACAATTTTAGCCGCTATTGATCCGGCTAAAGATGTCGATGGTTTTCATATTATAAATGCAGGATTACTGGCTATTGGCAAACCGGCCTTGGTACCTTGTACGCCAGCCGGTTGCATGATGTTGTTGAAGGATACTTTGGGAAATCTTCAAGGAAAGAGTGCCCTAGTTATTGGTCGTTCGACCATTGTAGGTCGCCCGATGGCTCAACTTTTACTTGCGGCTGATTGCACCGTCACGATTGCGCATCGATATACGAGCAATCTAGAGGCTTTATGCCGACAAGCCGATATTGTTGTTGCCGCTGTTGGTATTCCTCATTTTGTCAAGGGAACATGGATTAAACCTGGGGCGGTTATCATTGATGTAGGTATTAATCGTATTCCTGCCCAAGATCCTGAGGCAAAGGCCGCCGGAAAGACAAAAATCGTCGGAGATGTCGATTTTGAAGAAGCGGCTAAAGTCGCTTCGGCCATTACCCCTGTACCGGGTGGGGTTGGCCCCATGACAATCGCTTGCCTTCTCAATAATACTATTCAGGCCGCGCGGGCTTTATCCGATTCAACGGCCCCTTCATGA